The following are encoded in a window of Sminthopsis crassicaudata isolate SCR6 chromosome 3, ASM4859323v1, whole genome shotgun sequence genomic DNA:
- the CD79A gene encoding B-cell antigen receptor complex-associated protein alpha chain: MMSGLVLPSALLLISALSPGSQTWGLQLSSGPPSVTVPVGGTARLPCQHDGGPNANVTWWRISMGNLYQIQMKEPALPNGTLVVGGVSKSDGGLYQCRVSIKGSPGLESCGTYLRVRDPMPRPFLDMGEATKNRIITAEGIILLFCAVVPGTFLLFRKRWQNERYAVEHLDYYDDENLYEGLNLDDCAMYEDISRGLQGTYQDATTLRVGDVQLEKP, from the exons ATGATGTCTGGCCTGGTGCTGCCCTCCGCccttctcctcatctctgccctgAGCCCTG gctCCCAGACCTGGGGCCTGCAGCTGAGCTCGGGGCCGCCCTCCGTGACGGTGCCCGTGGGGGGCACGGCCAGGCTGCCCTGCCAGCACGACGGGGGCCCCAACGCCAACGTGACCTGGTGGCGCATCAGCATGGGCAACTTGTATCAGATCCAGATGAAGGAGCCGGCCCTGCCCAACGGGACGCTGGTGGTCGGGGGAGTGAGCAAGAGCGACGGGGGCCTGTACCAGTGCCGGGTCTCCATCAAGGGCAGCCCGGGGCTGGAGTCTTGCGGCACCTACCTCCGGGTGCGAG atccCATGCCCAGGCCCTTCTTGGACATGGGCGAAGCCACAAAGAACCGAATCATCACCGCCGAGGGGATCATCCTGCTGTTCTGCGCCGTCGTCCCCGGGACGTTCCTGCTCTTCAGG AAGCGCTGGCAGAACGAACGGTACGCCGTGGAGCACCTGGACTATTATGACGATGAGAACCTGTATGAG ggCCTTAATCTGGATGACTGCGCCATGTACGAGGACATCTCCAGGGGCCTGCAGGGGACCTACCAGGACGCCACCACCCTCAGGGTGGGAGACGTGCAGTTGGAGAAGCCGTGA